A stretch of [Clostridium] scindens DNA encodes these proteins:
- the gatB gene encoding Asp-tRNA(Asn)/Glu-tRNA(Gln) amidotransferase subunit GatB, with product MTRQYETVIGLEVHVELATKTKIFCSCSTQFGGAPNTHTCPVCTGMPGSLPVLNRQVVEYAMAIGLATNCEIARECKFDRKNYFYPDNPQNYQISQLYLPIARNGYVEIEAGDIKKKVRIHEMHMEEDAGKLIHDEWDDTSLVDYNRSGVPLVEIVSEPDMRSAEEVIAYLEKLRTIIQYLGASDCKLQEGSMRADVNLSVREVGREEFGTRTEMKNLNSFKAIARAIEGERRRQIELLEEGKEVVQETRRWDDNKEASYAMRSKEDAKDYRYFPEPDLVPVTISDEWIEEVRSRQPELRAEKLERYRKEFDIPQYDAEIITSSKHMADIFEEATAICKKPKKVSNWLMVETLRLLKEHDMQPEDIRFSPENLAALIELADAGTINSSVAKEVFEKIFEEDVDPKDYVEKHGLKTVNDEGALMEVLTQVIAENPKAVADFKNGKEKALGALVGQTMKAMKGKADPGLASQKLREMLS from the coding sequence ATGACCAGACAGTATGAAACGGTGATCGGACTGGAAGTCCATGTGGAATTAGCAACTAAGACCAAGATCTTCTGCTCCTGCAGCACGCAGTTCGGGGGCGCGCCCAATACGCACACCTGCCCGGTGTGTACTGGCATGCCGGGGTCTCTTCCGGTTCTGAACAGGCAGGTGGTAGAGTATGCTATGGCAATCGGCCTTGCCACCAACTGCGAGATAGCCAGGGAATGCAAATTTGACCGCAAGAATTATTTCTATCCGGACAATCCGCAGAACTACCAGATATCCCAGCTGTATCTGCCGATTGCAAGAAACGGATATGTGGAGATCGAAGCAGGGGACATTAAGAAAAAGGTACGCATCCATGAGATGCACATGGAAGAAGACGCAGGAAAACTGATCCACGACGAATGGGATGACACCTCGCTGGTGGATTATAACCGAAGCGGCGTCCCGCTGGTGGAGATCGTATCCGAGCCGGATATGCGCTCAGCGGAAGAGGTGATCGCTTACCTGGAGAAACTGCGCACCATCATCCAGTATCTGGGGGCATCCGACTGCAAGCTGCAGGAAGGCTCCATGAGAGCGGACGTCAACCTGTCTGTCCGGGAAGTCGGCAGAGAGGAATTTGGCACCCGGACGGAGATGAAGAATCTGAACTCCTTTAAGGCCATAGCCAGGGCGATCGAAGGCGAACGCCGGCGCCAGATAGAACTTCTGGAAGAAGGGAAAGAAGTAGTCCAGGAAACACGCAGGTGGGATGACAACAAAGAGGCCTCCTATGCCATGCGTTCCAAAGAAGACGCGAAGGATTACCGCTATTTTCCAGAACCCGACCTGGTTCCCGTGACCATCAGCGATGAATGGATCGAGGAAGTAAGATCAAGACAGCCGGAACTGCGGGCAGAGAAACTAGAAAGATATAGGAAGGAATTTGATATTCCTCAGTATGACGCGGAGATTATCACAAGTTCCAAGCATATGGCGGATATCTTCGAAGAGGCCACGGCTATCTGCAAAAAGCCAAAGAAAGTATCCAACTGGCTGATGGTTGAGACCCTCCGCCTCCTGAAGGAGCATGATATGCAGCCGGAAGATATCCGGTTCTCGCCGGAGAATCTCGCAGCGCTGATCGAACTTGCCGACGCGGGAACCATCAACAGTTCCGTGGCAAAAGAAGTATTTGAAAAGATATTTGAAGAGGACGTAGATCCAAAAGACTACGTAGAGAAGCACGGACTTAAGACGGTGAATGACGAAGGCGCGCTTATGGAAGTGCTGACGCAGGTGATCGCAGAGAATCCGAAGGCTGTCGCTGATTTTAAGAACGGGAAAGAAAAAGCCCTGGGAGCCCTCGTGGGACAGACGATGAAGGCCATGAAAGGCAAGGCGGATCCGGGACTGGCAAGCCAGAAGTTAAGAGAGATGTTAAGTTAG
- a CDS encoding GNAT family N-acetyltransferase, translating into MNTTEIRPAKSDSEIQDIAILAEEIWHQHFTPIIGKEQVDYMVDKFQSYPAIKAQIEHDGYEYFQIYRSHAMAGYTGIHQEADALFLSKLYVKKEFRGCHLATEAFQFLVNLCRERGLSKIYLTCNKHNDNTLAIYDHLGFKITDEQVADIGNGFVMDDYILTYAISN; encoded by the coding sequence ATGAACACGACAGAAATACGTCCCGCCAAGTCTGACAGCGAGATACAGGACATCGCCATATTAGCGGAAGAGATATGGCATCAGCATTTTACGCCAATCATCGGCAAGGAGCAGGTGGACTATATGGTAGATAAGTTCCAATCCTATCCTGCCATCAAAGCGCAGATAGAACATGACGGCTATGAATATTTTCAGATCTATCGTTCGCATGCCATGGCAGGCTATACCGGCATTCACCAGGAAGCGGACGCGCTTTTCCTAAGCAAGCTGTATGTCAAAAAGGAATTCCGCGGATGCCATCTGGCAACAGAAGCCTTCCAGTTCCTTGTAAATCTTTGCCGTGAAAGAGGCCTTTCTAAGATCTACCTCACCTGTAATAAGCACAATGACAATACCCTGGCCATCTATGATCATCTGGGATTTAAGATTACGGATGAGCAGGTGGCGGACATCGGAAATGGGTTTGTCATGGATGATTATATATTGACCTATGCCATTAGCAATTAA
- the gatA gene encoding Asp-tRNA(Asn)/Glu-tRNA(Gln) amidotransferase subunit GatA, producing MNIMSMTAVEIGKKIRLKEISVAEAVKASLSQIEKAEEKIHSFVTVDREGALKRAEKIQKQLEEGSLTGPLAGVPVAIKDNLCTEDMLTTCSSKILENFKPTYTAEAVRNLEKAGAVIIGKTNMDEFAMGSTTETSYFGETRNPWNLKHVPGGSSGGSCTAVAAEECAFALGTDTGGSIRQPSSYCGVVGIKPTYGTVSRYGLVAYGSSLDQVGPIAKDVTDCATILEAIASHDPKDSTSIDRNTYAYPGREEGIKGYDFTGALVDDVKGMRIGIPQDYFGKGLDQEVKERILSAVKVLEEKGAVVEEFDLSLVQYAVPAYYVIASAEASSNLSRFDGVKYGYRTEEYKGLHNMYKKTRSEGFGSEVKRRIMLGSFALSSGYYDAYYLKALKTKALIKQAFDKAFEKYDVIVAPVAPTTAPELGKSLSDPMKMYLADVYTVSANLAGLPGISVPVGMDSKGLPVGMQLLGNCFEEHKILRAAYAYEQTRPYERPGFVKDMAGQEAARADESKKGGR from the coding sequence ATGAATATTATGAGCATGACAGCAGTGGAAATAGGAAAAAAGATCAGATTGAAAGAAATATCGGTAGCAGAGGCCGTAAAAGCATCTTTGAGCCAGATAGAAAAGGCAGAGGAAAAGATTCACAGTTTTGTGACGGTTGACAGGGAAGGCGCCCTCAAACGTGCGGAAAAGATCCAGAAGCAGCTGGAGGAAGGCAGCCTTACAGGCCCTCTGGCGGGAGTGCCAGTGGCGATCAAGGATAATCTTTGTACCGAGGATATGCTTACTACCTGCAGTTCTAAGATTCTGGAAAACTTTAAGCCCACATATACAGCAGAGGCAGTCAGGAATCTGGAAAAGGCGGGGGCAGTGATCATTGGCAAGACCAATATGGATGAATTTGCCATGGGAAGTACGACAGAGACCTCTTATTTTGGAGAGACCAGGAATCCATGGAATCTAAAGCATGTACCGGGCGGCTCCTCCGGCGGCTCCTGCACAGCGGTAGCAGCGGAAGAATGCGCGTTTGCGCTTGGTACTGATACCGGCGGGAGCATTCGCCAGCCTAGTTCCTATTGCGGCGTTGTGGGGATCAAGCCTACGTATGGCACGGTATCCCGTTATGGTCTGGTGGCCTATGGCTCATCTCTGGACCAGGTTGGGCCGATCGCGAAGGATGTGACGGACTGCGCGACGATTCTGGAAGCGATCGCTTCTCATGACCCGAAGGATAGCACGTCGATTGACCGGAACACATATGCCTATCCGGGAAGAGAAGAAGGAATCAAGGGCTATGATTTTACCGGCGCTCTGGTGGATGATGTGAAGGGGATGAGAATTGGCATCCCACAGGATTATTTCGGAAAAGGGCTGGATCAGGAAGTCAAGGAACGGATTCTGAGCGCAGTAAAAGTATTGGAGGAAAAAGGCGCGGTTGTGGAAGAATTCGATCTCAGCCTTGTACAGTATGCAGTCCCTGCCTATTACGTGATCGCTTCAGCGGAGGCAAGTTCCAATCTGTCCCGCTTTGACGGAGTGAAATATGGATACCGCACGGAGGAATACAAAGGACTTCATAATATGTACAAAAAAACCCGCTCGGAGGGATTTGGCTCCGAGGTAAAGCGAAGGATCATGCTGGGTTCCTTTGCGCTTAGTTCCGGCTATTATGACGCTTATTATCTGAAGGCATTGAAGACAAAGGCTCTTATTAAACAAGCGTTTGACAAGGCTTTTGAGAAATACGATGTGATTGTGGCTCCAGTTGCGCCTACAACAGCGCCGGAATTAGGAAAGAGCCTGAGCGATCCGATGAAAATGTATCTGGCGGATGTCTATACTGTTTCCGCTAATCTGGCCGGCCTTCCTGGAATCAGCGTACCGGTGGGGATGGATTCAAAGGGGCTTCCCGTGGGAATGCAGCTGCTTGGCAACTGCTTTGAGGAGCATAAGATCCTTCGGGCAGCATACGCATACGAACAGACGAGGCCTTATGAAAGGCCTGGCTTTGTAAAGGACATGGCAGGGCAGGAAGCTGCCCGGGCGGATGAAAGCAAGAAAGGGGGCAGATAA
- a CDS encoding ABC transporter ATP-binding protein: MDRFVSLEGVKKIYNMGEVKIMAAAGIDFQIKKGEFAVVVGPSGAGKTTVLNILGGMDTATEGKVLVDGQDIATYSQKQLTAYRRDDIGFVFQFYNLIPNLTALENVELALQICKDPMDAADVLEEVGLGERLNNFPAQLSGGEQQRVSIARALAKNPKLLLCDEPTGALDYNTGKAILKLLQDTCRNKGMTVILITHNSAIAPMADRVIKIKNGKVSDIIENKYPVSVETIEW, from the coding sequence ATGGACAGGTTTGTGTCATTAGAGGGCGTGAAAAAGATATACAATATGGGCGAGGTTAAGATCATGGCCGCCGCGGGAATCGACTTCCAGATCAAGAAGGGCGAATTCGCGGTAGTGGTAGGGCCAAGCGGCGCGGGCAAGACCACGGTCCTTAACATTCTGGGGGGGATGGACACGGCGACGGAAGGAAAGGTCCTGGTGGACGGACAGGATATTGCGACCTATTCCCAGAAGCAGCTTACCGCGTACCGAAGGGATGATATTGGCTTTGTATTCCAGTTCTACAATCTGATCCCCAACCTGACCGCGCTTGAGAATGTGGAACTGGCGCTACAGATATGCAAGGATCCTATGGACGCGGCAGACGTACTGGAAGAAGTGGGATTGGGGGAGCGGCTGAACAACTTTCCGGCACAGCTTTCCGGAGGGGAGCAGCAAAGAGTATCGATCGCCAGGGCTTTGGCGAAGAATCCGAAGCTTCTGCTGTGCGACGAGCCTACAGGGGCGCTGGATTACAATACAGGAAAGGCTATTCTTAAACTGCTGCAGGATACCTGCCGCAACAAGGGAATGACGGTCATACTCATTACGCATAATTCAGCGATAGCGCCGATGGCGGACCGCGTGATAAAGATCAAGAACGGAAAAGTTTCGGACATTATAGAGAATAAATATCCTGTATCGGTTGAGACGATAGAGTGGTAG
- a CDS encoding amidophosphoribosyltransferase: protein MGGFFGVASKNDCVLELFYGVDYHSHLGTRRGGMATHGKAGFNRAIHNIENSPFRTKFERDVEEMEGNLGIGCISDFEPQPLLIQSHLGSFAITTVGKINNFDELLGRVYKDGHSHFQEMSGGQVNATELVASLICKKPTIVEGIQYVQEIIDGSMTLLLMTEDGLYAARDRYGRTPLAIGHKEDAYCVSFESFAYINLGYSDYKELGPGEIAFITPEGVETLSAPKEEMKICSFLWVYYGYPTSSYEGVNVEEMRYKCGSMLAKRDGDSVHPDVIAGVPDSGIAHAIGYANEAGIPYARPFIKYTPTWPRSFMPQNQSQRNLIARMKLIPVPALIEDKKLLLIDDSIVRGTQLRETTEFLYNSGAKEVHVRPACPPLLYGCKYLNFSRSKSELELITRRVIKEQEGEDCPQEVLDEYADPCSCRYAKLIEEIRKRQNFTTLRYHRLDDLIASIGIEPCKLCTYCFDGKE from the coding sequence ATGGGAGGTTTTTTTGGCGTAGCGTCAAAGAATGATTGCGTATTAGAACTTTTTTATGGAGTAGATTATCACTCGCATCTTGGAACCAGACGAGGAGGTATGGCAACACACGGCAAGGCTGGATTCAACCGTGCGATCCACAACATTGAGAACTCGCCGTTCCGTACGAAATTCGAGCGTGATGTGGAAGAGATGGAGGGAAATCTTGGAATCGGCTGTATCTCGGACTTTGAGCCGCAGCCCCTGCTGATACAATCCCATCTTGGCAGTTTTGCCATCACGACGGTCGGCAAGATCAACAATTTTGATGAATTGCTGGGGCGTGTTTATAAGGATGGCCATTCTCATTTCCAGGAGATGAGCGGCGGGCAGGTCAATGCCACGGAACTGGTGGCATCCCTTATCTGTAAGAAGCCAACGATTGTGGAGGGAATCCAGTATGTACAGGAGATCATAGACGGCTCCATGACGCTTCTGCTCATGACAGAGGACGGGCTATACGCCGCGAGGGACCGCTATGGAAGGACTCCGCTTGCTATCGGGCATAAAGAAGACGCGTACTGCGTTTCTTTTGAAAGCTTTGCTTATATCAATCTGGGCTATTCGGACTATAAAGAACTAGGCCCAGGGGAGATCGCATTTATCACTCCGGAAGGGGTGGAAACCCTGAGCGCTCCAAAAGAAGAGATGAAGATATGCTCCTTTTTGTGGGTATACTATGGATATCCGACCTCCTCATATGAGGGAGTCAATGTAGAAGAGATGCGCTACAAATGCGGGAGCATGCTGGCAAAAAGAGATGGAGATTCCGTACATCCCGACGTGATCGCCGGCGTGCCGGATTCTGGTATCGCGCACGCGATCGGATACGCCAATGAGGCAGGCATTCCATATGCAAGGCCTTTCATTAAGTATACACCTACCTGGCCGCGGTCATTTATGCCGCAGAACCAGAGCCAGCGTAATCTGATCGCCAGGATGAAGCTGATTCCGGTACCGGCCCTGATCGAGGATAAGAAACTATTGTTGATCGACGATTCCATCGTGCGTGGAACCCAGCTTCGGGAGACTACAGAATTCCTGTACAATAGCGGGGCAAAAGAAGTGCATGTCCGTCCGGCGTGCCCGCCTCTTCTATACGGCTGCAAGTATCTGAACTTTTCACGTTCCAAGTCAGAATTGGAACTGATAACGAGACGTGTCATAAAGGAACAAGAAGGAGAAGACTGCCCTCAGGAAGTATTGGACGAGTATGCGGATCCTTGCTCCTGCCGCTACGCAAAGCTGATCGAGGAGATCCGCAAGCGGCAGAACTTTACGACGCTGCGCTATCACAGGCTGGATGACCTGATCGCATCCATTGGCATCGAGCCGTGCAAGTTATGTACTTATTGCTTTGATGGAAAAGAATAG
- a CDS encoding ABC transporter permease, whose protein sequence is MGTRSTRKDFYMEIRKSSGRFISILFIVALGVAFFSGIRSSEPSMRITGDAYFDGANLFDIKTVSTLGITKDDIRALQEVDNVAKAEGSYSADFLSNTEDEQYVLHVMALQKDMNEAAVTDGRLPKKIGECLADDEMGYKVGDKITLKSGTSDPVSDTLKTEELTVVGTGSSPCYISFGRGSATIGTGSIDGFLIVPEQTFDMPAYTEAYVQVAGAKELTTYTQAYDKKIEEVMDGIEDITGDRGKIRRQQLLDDANAELDKAKDELAKGKEESDQKLGDAANAIADGEQQLGDARAKIEDGKSQIADAKATLNSKQKELDNAKAEYEAGLAKFQEGKAAYEQGAAEFAAGKPAAQEQIRQGEEGLAVFRQQLDQGWSGYNQLLENIKGMEDNPMDPSEPGYDEWLQTLGGLKEQADATNQQLSAQEEEYAKQSAKLEGAKKQLSDGEQKLQDTKAALDGSEQQLSQASAQIKSGQEQIDAGWQELHSKEATLTDGENELNAKAAELEDAKKEYEDGKAKAEAEIEDGEKKISDAEREIADIEKPKWFVYDRSSLPEFSGYGENADRMRAIGKVFPVIFFLVAALISLTSMTRMVEEQRTAIGTMKALGYDKFAIASKYLGYALLATVGGSVIGVLVGEKILPFIIIYAYEIMYHHIPKILVPYNWQYAAIASFAAIICTMAATFLACYRELDAQPAELMRPPSPKNGKRVFLERIRIIWKHLNFTWKSTVRNLMRYKKRFFMTIFGIGGCMALMLVGFGLKDSIFDIADIQYDDIQVYDGSIYLQENLTDEQKQDLRGFLKKDKDVQRFIDANMQSVTLVNGKKERETYECVLEDPGKMDQYIHLRDRKTKKAYELSDEGAIISEKTAKLLDVKVGDSVYIKDEKDGNKEVKIEHICENYMGHYLYMTPKYYEKVYNEKPDYNSIFFAAKDSYTKKQLEKAGEKIVAEDAVLSVGYMHDIEKQLDDMLKSLNLVIVVLIISAGMLAFVVLYNLNNINITERQRELATLKVLGFYNPEVAVYVYRENIILTFVGAAVGAVLGRILHLFVIQTVEVDAAMFGRNINLPSYLYSLAFTVAFSFIVNGVMYFKLRKIDMVESLKSVE, encoded by the coding sequence ATGGGAACAAGGTCTACGCGAAAAGATTTTTATATGGAGATAAGAAAGAGTTCAGGGCGTTTTATATCAATCCTGTTTATTGTGGCGCTCGGAGTTGCTTTCTTTTCTGGGATACGCTCCTCCGAGCCGTCAATGCGGATAACCGGAGATGCATATTTCGATGGCGCGAATCTTTTTGATATTAAGACGGTAAGCACGCTGGGTATTACGAAAGATGATATCCGGGCGCTTCAAGAGGTAGACAATGTGGCGAAGGCCGAAGGCTCATACAGCGCGGATTTCCTAAGCAATACGGAAGATGAGCAGTATGTCCTTCACGTGATGGCGCTGCAAAAAGATATGAATGAGGCGGCGGTGACGGATGGCAGGCTTCCAAAGAAGATTGGGGAATGCCTGGCGGACGACGAGATGGGATACAAGGTGGGCGATAAGATTACGCTAAAGTCGGGAACCAGCGATCCGGTCTCAGATACGTTAAAGACAGAGGAGCTTACGGTAGTCGGAACCGGAAGCAGTCCTTGCTATATCTCCTTTGGCAGAGGCAGCGCCACCATCGGGACCGGAAGCATAGATGGATTCCTGATCGTCCCGGAACAGACGTTTGACATGCCGGCCTATACGGAAGCCTATGTGCAGGTGGCAGGGGCAAAGGAATTGACGACCTATACGCAGGCCTATGATAAAAAGATCGAAGAGGTTATGGATGGGATAGAAGACATTACCGGGGACCGGGGTAAGATACGAAGGCAGCAGCTGCTGGATGATGCCAATGCCGAACTTGACAAAGCCAAGGATGAACTTGCGAAAGGAAAAGAAGAATCTGATCAGAAACTAGGCGATGCGGCCAATGCTATTGCCGATGGCGAGCAGCAGTTAGGCGATGCCCGGGCGAAGATAGAGGACGGCAAGAGCCAGATTGCCGATGCAAAGGCAACCTTGAATTCCAAGCAGAAGGAACTGGACAATGCAAAGGCAGAGTATGAGGCTGGCTTGGCAAAGTTTCAGGAGGGAAAGGCCGCCTATGAGCAGGGCGCGGCAGAGTTTGCCGCAGGCAAGCCGGCGGCGCAGGAACAGATCCGGCAGGGAGAAGAAGGGCTGGCTGTGTTCCGCCAGCAGCTGGATCAGGGATGGAGCGGATATAACCAGCTTCTGGAGAACATAAAAGGGATGGAGGACAATCCCATGGATCCATCGGAGCCCGGATATGATGAATGGCTCCAGACCTTGGGAGGACTAAAGGAGCAGGCAGATGCGACAAATCAGCAGCTTAGCGCGCAGGAAGAAGAATATGCCAAGCAGTCTGCCAAACTTGAAGGGGCGAAAAAGCAGTTAAGCGATGGCGAGCAGAAACTTCAGGATACGAAGGCCGCTCTGGATGGCAGCGAACAGCAGCTTAGCCAGGCCTCTGCCCAGATAAAGTCTGGGCAGGAGCAGATTGATGCCGGATGGCAGGAACTCCATTCGAAGGAGGCTACGCTGACCGATGGCGAGAATGAACTGAACGCTAAGGCTGCGGAACTGGAAGATGCCAAGAAGGAATATGAAGACGGCAAGGCCAAAGCCGAGGCCGAGATAGAAGACGGCGAGAAGAAGATCAGCGATGCGGAAAGGGAGATTGCCGATATCGAGAAGCCCAAATGGTTCGTCTACGACAGAAGTTCTCTGCCGGAGTTCTCCGGATACGGAGAGAATGCTGACCGGATGCGGGCCATAGGAAAGGTGTTCCCGGTCATCTTCTTTCTGGTAGCCGCGCTGATCAGCCTTACCAGCATGACCCGCATGGTGGAGGAGCAGCGCACCGCGATCGGAACCATGAAGGCGCTGGGCTATGACAAATTCGCCATTGCGTCCAAATATCTGGGCTACGCCCTTCTGGCGACGGTGGGCGGAAGCGTGATCGGCGTGCTGGTAGGTGAAAAGATCCTTCCCTTCATCATTATCTATGCGTACGAGATTATGTATCACCATATCCCGAAGATATTGGTGCCATATAACTGGCAATATGCGGCAATCGCTTCCTTTGCGGCGATCATCTGTACCATGGCGGCTACATTCCTGGCTTGCTACAGGGAACTGGACGCGCAGCCAGCGGAATTGATGCGTCCGCCATCGCCGAAGAATGGAAAGCGGGTATTTCTGGAACGGATAAGGATAATATGGAAGCATCTGAACTTTACATGGAAGTCTACCGTAAGGAATCTGATGCGATATAAAAAGCGTTTCTTCATGACGATATTCGGGATCGGAGGCTGTATGGCCCTGATGCTGGTTGGTTTTGGGCTTAAGGATTCCATCTTTGATATCGCGGACATCCAGTATGATGATATCCAGGTATATGACGGAAGCATCTATCTTCAGGAGAATCTGACGGATGAGCAGAAGCAGGATTTAAGGGGATTCCTTAAAAAAGACAAGGACGTGCAGCGCTTTATTGATGCTAATATGCAGAGTGTGACGCTGGTCAATGGCAAGAAGGAGCGGGAGACCTATGAATGCGTATTGGAAGATCCGGGAAAAATGGATCAGTACATCCATCTGCGGGACCGCAAGACCAAGAAAGCCTACGAACTATCGGATGAGGGGGCGATCATAAGCGAGAAGACCGCCAAACTGCTGGATGTAAAAGTGGGGGACAGCGTCTACATCAAGGATGAGAAGGATGGAAATAAAGAAGTAAAGATCGAGCATATCTGTGAGAATTATATGGGGCACTATCTCTACATGACGCCAAAATATTATGAGAAAGTGTACAATGAGAAGCCGGATTATAACAGCATATTCTTTGCCGCCAAGGATTCTTATACGAAGAAGCAGCTGGAGAAGGCCGGAGAAAAGATTGTAGCGGAGGATGCGGTGCTCAGTGTTGGCTATATGCATGACATAGAGAAGCAGCTGGACGATATGCTAAAGAGTTTGAACCTGGTAATCGTTGTCCTCATCATCTCGGCAGGAATGCTGGCCTTTGTCGTGCTTTATAATCTGAATAATATTAATATTACGGAAAGGCAGAGGGAGCTGGCCACGCTTAAAGTGCTGGGATTCTACAATCCGGAAGTGGCAGTCTATGTGTACAGGGAAAATATCATCCTGACATTTGTGGGAGCGGCTGTCGGGGCAGTTCTTGGAAGGATTCTCCATTTGTTCGTGATCCAAACGGTAGAAGTGGACGCTGCCATGTTCGGACGCAACATCAATCTGCCCAGCTATCTGTACAGCCTGGCGTTTACCGTGGCGTTTTCCTTTATCGTCAATGGAGTGATGTATTTTAAACTCCGAAAGATCGATATGGTTGAGTCATTAAAGAGTGTTGAATAG